DNA sequence from the Mycobacteriales bacterium genome:
CAAGGGCGAGGTGCCGGAGAACCTCAAGGAGAAGCAGCTCTACACGCTCGACCTCGGTGCCCTGGTGGCGGGCAGCCGCTACCGCGGCGACTTCGAGGAGCGGCTGAAGAAGGTCCTCAAGGAGATCCGCACCCGCGGCGACATCATCCTGTTCATCGACGAGATCCACACCCTCGTCGGGGCGGGTGCGGCCGAGGGCGCGATCGACGCCGCCAGCATCCTCAAGCCGATGCTGGCCCGCGGCGAGCTCCAGACCATCGGAGCCACGACCCTCGACGAGTACCGCAAGCACCTGGAGAAGGACGCCGCGCTCGAGCGCCGCTTCCAGCCGATCCAGGTCGGCGAGCCGTCGCTGCCCCACACGATCGAGATCCTCAAGGGCCTGCGCGACCGCTACGAGGCCCACCACCGTGTCTCGATCACCGACGCGGCCCTGGTCGCCGCCGCCACGCTGGCCGACCGCTACATCAGCGACCGCTTCCTGCCCGACAAGGCGATCGACCTTATCGACGAGGCCGGCTCGCGCATGCGCATCCGCCGGATGACCGCGCCGCCGGACCTGCGGGAGTACGACGAGAAGATCGCCGCCGTACGCCGCGAGAAGGAGAGCGCGATCGACGCGCAGGACTTCGAGAAGGCCGCGTCGCTGCGCGACAAGGAGAAGACGCTGCTCGGCGAGAAGGCCCAGCGGGAGAAGGAGTGGAAGGCCGGCGACATGGACGTCGTGGCCGAGGTCACCGACGAGGAGATCGCCGAGGTCCTCGCCACCTGGACCGGCATCCCGGTGTTCAAGCTCACCGAGGAGGAGACCTCACGCCTGCTCCGCATGGAGGAGGAGCTGCACAAGCGGGTCATCGGGCAGAACGACGCCATCAAGGCGGTCTCCCAGGCGATCCGGCGTACCCGCGCCGGGCTCAAGGACCCGAAGCGGCCGTCCGGTTCGTTCATCTTCGCCGGCCCGTCGGGCGTCGGGAAGACCGAGCTGTCGAAGACGCTCGCGGAGTTCCTGTTCGGCGACGAGGATGCGCTGATCCAGCTCGACATGAGCGAGTTCATGGAGAAGCACACGGTCTCGCGGCTGGTCGGGTCCCCGCCCGGCTACGTCGGCTACGAGGAGGGCGGGCAGCTCACCGAGCGGGTGCGCCGCAAGCCGTTCTCGGTCGTGCTCTTCGACGAGGTCGAGAAGGCCCACCCCGACGTCTTCAACACGCTGCTCCAGGTGCTCGAGGACGGCCGGCTCACCGACTCGCAGGGCCGCACGGTCGACTTCAAGAACACCGTGATCATCATGACGACGAACCTCGGCACCAAGGACATCGCCAAGGGCATGTCGATCGGTTTCTCGTCCGGTGACTCGTACAACACCGACTACGAGCGGATGAAGGCGAAGGTCCAAGACGAGCTCAAGACGCATTTCCGTCCGGAGTTCCTGAACCGCATCGACGACATCATCGTCTTCCACCAGCTCACCGAGGAAGAGATCGTCGAGATCGTCGACCTGATGCTGACCCGGGTCGACGGTGCGCTGAAGAACCGCGACATGGGCCTCGAGCTCACGGCGGCCGCCAAGGCGCTGCTCGCTAGGCGCGGCTACGACCCGGTGCTCGGCGCCCGGCCGTTGCGGCGCACGATCCAGCGGGAGATCGAGGACATCCTGTCCGAGAAGATCCTGTTCGGGGAGCTGACCGCCGGCCAGATCGTCGTCGTCGACGTCGAGCAGGTCGACGACGAGGAGCGCTTCACGTTCCGCGGTGAGGCCAAGCCCGTGGCGCCCGACGCGCCGCCGGTCGAAGCCGCATCGGGCGGCGGCGACCGCCCGGAGTAGGCGCTCCCGGAGCAACGCCAGCAGACGAGAGGGGCGGCATCCCACGGGGGAGCCGCCCCTCTCGCGCGCGTTCAGCCGGGC
Encoded proteins:
- a CDS encoding ATP-dependent Clp protease ATP-binding subunit, with protein sequence EGAPAGAGAAAGESGGPSGSLVLDQFGRNLTQLAREKKLDPVIGREKEIERVMQVLSRRTKNNPVLIGEPGVGKTAVVEGLAQAIVKGEVPENLKEKQLYTLDLGALVAGSRYRGDFEERLKKVLKEIRTRGDIILFIDEIHTLVGAGAAEGAIDAASILKPMLARGELQTIGATTLDEYRKHLEKDAALERRFQPIQVGEPSLPHTIEILKGLRDRYEAHHRVSITDAALVAAATLADRYISDRFLPDKAIDLIDEAGSRMRIRRMTAPPDLREYDEKIAAVRREKESAIDAQDFEKAASLRDKEKTLLGEKAQREKEWKAGDMDVVAEVTDEEIAEVLATWTGIPVFKLTEEETSRLLRMEEELHKRVIGQNDAIKAVSQAIRRTRAGLKDPKRPSGSFIFAGPSGVGKTELSKTLAEFLFGDEDALIQLDMSEFMEKHTVSRLVGSPPGYVGYEEGGQLTERVRRKPFSVVLFDEVEKAHPDVFNTLLQVLEDGRLTDSQGRTVDFKNTVIIMTTNLGTKDIAKGMSIGFSSGDSYNTDYERMKAKVQDELKTHFRPEFLNRIDDIIVFHQLTEEEIVEIVDLMLTRVDGALKNRDMGLELTAAAKALLARRGYDPVLGARPLRRTIQREIEDILSEKILFGELTAGQIVVVDVEQVDDEERFTFRGEAKPVAPDAPPVEAASGGGDRPE